A stretch of Anaerohalosphaeraceae bacterium DNA encodes these proteins:
- a CDS encoding Gfo/Idh/MocA family oxidoreductase, with protein MMNPLRTAVVGAGKMGALHARVYSRLPESRLTAVVDPDASRARSLADQYGCEALTDPKDLIGRVDAVTISAPTAAHFSLAELFLNHRIPVLIEKPLASNAEQGRRIVQLAQQTQTVVAVGHSERCNPVVQAMKRLEIEPRFIEADRVSPYPFRSSDVGVVLDIMIHDIDIILSLARSPVRQVEAVGVNVIGDHEDICNARLVFANGCIANITASRLALKTERKVRVFSRQAYLSVDYFRKEGIVIKTDPNIDVVKWIRERQEAGDFDFSQVKWTDLLHIEHLDITESEPLRVEQEAFLRAVLEPGKRPEVTAEEGLAALECAERILQKVREHKWNP; from the coding sequence ATGATGAATCCACTCCGAACAGCTGTAGTGGGGGCGGGCAAGATGGGGGCACTCCATGCGCGGGTGTACAGCCGGCTGCCGGAAAGCCGGCTGACGGCGGTGGTGGATCCGGATGCATCCCGGGCCCGCTCCCTGGCCGACCAGTACGGCTGTGAGGCCCTGACCGACCCGAAAGACCTGATTGGGCGGGTGGATGCGGTGACCATTTCCGCCCCGACTGCGGCGCACTTTTCGCTGGCCGAGTTGTTTTTGAACCATCGAATTCCGGTGCTGATTGAAAAACCGCTGGCGTCAAATGCCGAGCAGGGACGGCGGATTGTTCAGCTGGCCCAGCAGACGCAGACGGTCGTGGCGGTGGGCCATTCGGAGCGGTGCAATCCGGTGGTGCAGGCAATGAAGCGGCTGGAGATAGAGCCGCGTTTTATTGAGGCCGACCGAGTCAGTCCGTATCCGTTCCGCTCGTCGGATGTCGGGGTGGTGCTGGATATCATGATTCACGATATTGATATTATTTTGTCGCTGGCCCGCAGTCCGGTTCGTCAGGTCGAGGCGGTGGGGGTAAACGTGATTGGAGACCATGAGGATATCTGCAACGCCCGGCTGGTTTTTGCCAATGGGTGCATCGCAAACATCACGGCCTCCCGCCTGGCGCTCAAGACGGAACGGAAAGTGCGGGTGTTCAGCCGACAGGCCTATCTGAGTGTGGATTATTTCCGCAAGGAAGGCATCGTCATCAAAACCGACCCGAATATTGATGTCGTCAAGTGGATTCGAGAGCGCCAGGAGGCAGGGGATTTTGATTTTTCCCAGGTCAAGTGGACGGACCTTCTGCATATTGAGCATCTGGATATTACAGAATCAGAGCCGCTTCGGGTGGAGCAGGAGGCCTTTCTGCGGGCGGTTCTGGAACCCGGAAAAAGACCGGAAGTGACGGCGGAAGAAGGACTTGCAGCGTTGGAGTGTGCGGAGAGGATTCTGCAGAAGGTCCGCGAGCACAAATGGAATCCCTGA
- the lpxC gene encoding UDP-3-O-acyl-N-acetylglucosamine deacetylase has translation MQKTIRHEDKLSGRGLFFGQEAHVVFRPAEPDTGIVFVRTDLERPVRIRVCPESIVERQRRSALGVGDVLIETSEHCLAAVGALGLDNLIIEIDAPELPGFDGSSEEYFKTLSKCEPVEQNKPRRELVIREPVCIQDGDKAIYALPDATGGLHLTFDMDYTQHTGIGRQTYSCRLTESHFATHLAPARTFVLEAEARQMQAAGIGTHLSPRQILVISSDGPIRNSYRFPDECVRHKVVDLIGDLMLAGMPIVGRIVAYKSGHALNHQLVKALIEQDRKHRGLSPAGKPLLDIRRIQKILPHRYPFLLVDKVIEVEEDRRITAVKNVTINEHFFQGHFPGAPVMPGVLIVEAMAQVCGLLFAQTLEHTGKLAVLLTMDQVKIRKSVVPGDQLILTAEADKVRSRAAKCNCTAKVGSEIVAEAQLKFMLVDDEVG, from the coding sequence ATGCAAAAAACAATCCGGCACGAGGATAAACTGTCCGGACGAGGGCTGTTTTTCGGACAGGAAGCCCATGTGGTGTTTCGGCCGGCTGAGCCGGATACGGGGATCGTGTTTGTCCGGACGGATCTGGAGCGTCCGGTTCGGATACGGGTCTGCCCGGAGTCGATTGTCGAGCGGCAGCGCCGCTCCGCGCTGGGGGTTGGGGATGTCCTGATTGAGACATCGGAGCACTGTCTGGCGGCGGTGGGGGCGCTGGGGCTGGACAATCTGATTATTGAGATCGATGCGCCGGAGCTGCCGGGATTTGACGGCAGCAGCGAGGAGTACTTCAAGACGCTGTCCAAGTGTGAGCCGGTGGAACAGAATAAGCCGCGTCGGGAACTGGTGATTCGCGAGCCGGTGTGCATTCAGGACGGGGATAAGGCGATTTATGCGCTGCCGGATGCGACGGGCGGGCTGCATCTGACGTTTGATATGGACTACACGCAGCATACCGGCATCGGACGGCAGACGTATTCGTGCCGGCTTACTGAGTCGCATTTTGCGACGCATCTGGCGCCGGCGCGGACGTTTGTTCTGGAGGCGGAGGCGCGTCAGATGCAGGCGGCTGGAATCGGGACGCACTTGAGCCCGCGTCAGATTCTGGTCATCAGCTCCGACGGACCCATTCGGAACAGTTATCGGTTTCCGGATGAGTGTGTGCGTCATAAGGTGGTGGATTTAATCGGAGATTTGATGCTGGCCGGGATGCCGATTGTCGGCCGCATTGTGGCCTACAAGAGCGGGCACGCCCTCAACCATCAGCTGGTAAAGGCCCTGATTGAACAGGACCGAAAACACCGCGGACTGAGTCCGGCGGGCAAGCCGCTGCTGGATATCCGGCGGATTCAGAAAATCCTGCCGCATCGGTATCCGTTTCTGCTGGTGGATAAGGTGATTGAGGTGGAGGAGGACCGGCGGATTACGGCGGTGAAGAATGTGACCATCAATGAGCACTTTTTCCAGGGGCATTTTCCCGGTGCGCCGGTGATGCCGGGGGTGCTGATTGTCGAGGCGATGGCGCAGGTGTGCGGGCTTTTGTTTGCGCAGACGCTGGAGCACACCGGCAAACTGGCGGTGCTGCTGACGATGGATCAGGTAAAGATTCGCAAGTCGGTTGTGCCGGGCGATCAGCTGATTCTGACGGCGGAGGCCGACAAGGTGCGCAGCCGTGCCGCCAAGTGCAATTGTACGGCCAAAGTGGGTTCGGAGATTGTGGCCGAGGCCCAGCTGAAGTTTATGCTCGTCGATGACGAGGTTGGATAA
- the ppdK gene encoding pyruvate, phosphate dikinase yields the protein MATGKTAKKGGAKCMASSCKSRSDKPAKMVYFFGGGKADGDAKMKELLGGKGANLAEMAKLGVPVPPGFTITTEVCTYYYKHNKKYPQGLKEEVDKAMAKVEKIMGRKFGDPKNPLLVSVRSGARSSMPGMMETVLNIGLTTKTIPGLIAQSGNERFVYDAYRRLIMMYSDVVMEKAEGIEPKDDEGIRRQLEKMMDQLKKSRGYQSDTDLTAEDLKTLCEQFKKKVKEVLGKEFPDDAQDQLWGGIHAVFASWNGKRAVSYRRIEGIPDDWGTAVNVQTMVFGNMGEDCATGVAFSRNPGNGENKFYGEYLVNAQGEDVVAGIRTPAPINAESQSEHNKHLVTLEKAMPKLYKELVRIKNLLEKHYRDMQDIEFTIERGRLFMLQCRVGKRNGPAAVRIAVDMVNEKLIKPEEAVMRVTPAQLDELLHPIIDPKVEKEQKVLAKGLPAGPGGATGQIVFTAADAVAWAAQGKSVILVREETNPEDVEGMRAAKAILTARGGMTSHAALVARGWGKCCIVGCAALHIEPSKKEVHVNGTVLREGDWITLNGTKGNVYAGQLPMMDVGEENKILMSFLKLCDKVRTLGVRTNADTPEDAARARQFGAEGIGLFRTEHMFYGKNSEQPLFYLRKMIMSRTPEERRKALDELFPFVKKDIKATLEAMDGLPVVIRLLDPPLHEFVPQDQAKRAELAKSLNIDLNELAKRADALHEVNPMMGHRGVRLGVTYPEVTEMQVRAIYEAAAELVQAGKKPYPEIMIPVVCDVNELKDQMAIVQRVYQEVLAKYNLKKLKTLTGTMIEIPRAALLADRIAEQAAFFSFGTNDLTQMTFGFSRDDIGGFMRDYLDKKILPGDPFESIDVNGVGELIRIGIERGRKTNPNLEIGICGEHGGEPKSVEFCHKVGMNYVSCSPFRVPIARLAAAQAAVRNSKK from the coding sequence ATGGCGACAGGAAAAACAGCGAAAAAGGGCGGTGCCAAGTGTATGGCGTCTTCCTGCAAAAGCCGGTCGGATAAGCCGGCCAAGATGGTGTATTTCTTCGGCGGCGGCAAGGCCGACGGCGATGCCAAGATGAAGGAACTGCTGGGCGGCAAAGGCGCCAACCTGGCCGAAATGGCCAAACTGGGGGTTCCGGTTCCTCCGGGCTTTACGATTACCACGGAGGTCTGCACCTATTACTACAAGCACAACAAGAAGTATCCGCAAGGGCTCAAGGAGGAAGTGGACAAGGCGATGGCCAAGGTGGAGAAGATTATGGGCCGCAAGTTCGGCGACCCGAAGAATCCGCTGCTGGTGTCCGTGCGGTCCGGCGCCCGCTCCTCGATGCCCGGAATGATGGAGACGGTGCTGAATATCGGCCTGACGACGAAAACGATTCCAGGGCTGATTGCCCAGAGCGGCAATGAGCGGTTTGTGTATGATGCCTATCGGCGGCTGATTATGATGTACTCGGATGTGGTGATGGAGAAGGCCGAGGGCATCGAGCCGAAGGACGATGAGGGCATTCGCCGTCAGCTGGAAAAGATGATGGACCAGCTGAAAAAGAGCCGGGGGTATCAGTCGGATACCGACCTGACGGCCGAAGACCTCAAGACGCTCTGCGAGCAGTTCAAGAAGAAGGTCAAAGAGGTGCTGGGCAAGGAGTTTCCGGATGATGCCCAGGACCAGCTGTGGGGCGGCATCCATGCGGTCTTTGCCTCCTGGAACGGCAAGCGTGCGGTCAGCTATCGCCGGATTGAAGGGATTCCGGACGACTGGGGCACGGCGGTCAATGTGCAGACGATGGTGTTCGGAAATATGGGCGAGGACTGCGCAACCGGTGTGGCCTTCTCCCGCAACCCGGGCAACGGCGAAAACAAGTTCTACGGCGAATATCTGGTCAATGCGCAGGGCGAAGACGTGGTGGCGGGCATTCGGACACCGGCCCCCATCAATGCCGAGTCGCAGTCGGAGCACAACAAGCACCTGGTGACGCTCGAGAAGGCGATGCCGAAGCTGTACAAGGAGCTGGTCCGCATCAAGAACCTGCTCGAGAAGCACTATCGGGATATGCAGGATATTGAGTTTACGATTGAGCGGGGCCGGCTGTTTATGCTTCAGTGCCGCGTCGGCAAGCGCAACGGACCGGCGGCGGTTCGGATTGCCGTGGATATGGTCAACGAGAAGCTGATTAAGCCGGAAGAGGCCGTGATGCGGGTGACGCCGGCTCAGCTGGACGAACTGCTGCACCCGATTATCGACCCGAAGGTCGAAAAAGAGCAGAAAGTGCTGGCCAAGGGTCTGCCGGCCGGACCGGGCGGAGCGACCGGACAGATTGTCTTTACGGCGGCGGATGCGGTGGCCTGGGCGGCCCAGGGCAAGTCGGTGATTCTGGTGCGGGAAGAGACCAATCCGGAAGACGTGGAAGGCATGCGGGCGGCCAAGGCGATTCTGACGGCCCGAGGCGGCATGACCAGCCATGCGGCGCTGGTGGCCCGCGGCTGGGGCAAGTGCTGCATCGTCGGCTGTGCGGCCCTGCACATTGAGCCGTCGAAAAAGGAAGTGCATGTGAACGGCACGGTCCTGCGGGAAGGCGACTGGATTACGCTCAACGGCACCAAAGGCAATGTCTATGCCGGGCAGCTGCCGATGATGGATGTCGGCGAAGAGAACAAAATTCTGATGAGCTTCCTGAAGCTGTGCGACAAGGTCCGTACGCTGGGCGTCCGCACGAATGCGGATACGCCGGAGGATGCGGCCCGGGCCCGTCAGTTCGGCGCTGAGGGCATCGGTCTGTTCCGCACGGAACATATGTTCTACGGCAAGAACAGCGAGCAGCCGCTGTTTTATCTGCGCAAGATGATTATGTCCCGCACGCCGGAGGAGCGGCGCAAAGCGCTGGATGAGCTGTTCCCGTTTGTCAAGAAGGACATCAAGGCGACGCTGGAGGCGATGGACGGCCTGCCGGTGGTGATTCGTCTGCTGGACCCGCCGCTGCATGAGTTTGTGCCGCAGGACCAGGCCAAGCGGGCGGAACTGGCCAAGTCGCTGAACATTGATTTGAACGAGCTGGCCAAACGGGCCGATGCGCTGCACGAGGTCAACCCGATGATGGGCCATCGCGGCGTGCGTCTGGGTGTGACCTATCCGGAAGTAACGGAAATGCAGGTGCGGGCGATTTACGAGGCCGCGGCGGAACTCGTCCAGGCGGGCAAGAAGCCCTATCCGGAAATTATGATTCCGGTGGTCTGCGATGTCAACGAGCTGAAAGACCAGATGGCCATCGTCCAGCGGGTCTATCAGGAAGTGCTGGCCAAGTACAACCTGAAGAAACTCAAGACGCTGACCGGCACGATGATTGAGATTCCGCGGGCGGCGCTGCTGGCGGACCGGATTGCCGAGCAGGCGGCCTTCTTCAGCTTCGGCACCAATGACCTGACGCAGATGACGTTCGGCTTCAGCCGGGATGACATCGGCGGCTTTATGCGGGATTATCTGGACAAGAAGATTCTGCCGGGCGACCCGTTCGAAAGCATCGATGTCAATGGTGTGGGCGAGCTGATTCGCATCGGCATTGAGCGCGGCCGCAAGACCAATCCGAATCTGGAAATCGGCATCTGCGGCGAGCACGGCGGCGAACCGAAGAGCGTGGAGTTCTGCCACAAGGTCGGAATGAATTACGTCAGCTGCTCGCCGTTCCGGGTACCGATTGCTCGGCTGGCGGCGGCCCAGGCGGCGGTTCGCAACAGCAAGAAGTAA
- the lpxA gene encoding acyl-ACP--UDP-N-acetylglucosamine O-acyltransferase: MSTQIHPTAVVHPSAQLGDGVVIGPYCVVEEDVVIGDGTVLDAHVIIGKRTKLGCRNRLFPNCVIGKPPQILGANDQTPIGGLKIGDNNVIREFVTIHPSMHPEEDTIVGSGNLLMIGVHLGHDCILEDKIVISNYTQVSGHCKIEMGAWLSGLVAIHQFCTIGKWCYAAGYTGINHDVPPFVIISGHYPHEVRALNKRGMARAGLNEEQKASLFEAFKFIWRSDKPVLEQVRLLAERDGLCEPVKAIVDSLLNSSRQRFGRYRELFRD; this comes from the coding sequence ATGAGTACTCAGATACATCCCACGGCGGTGGTGCATCCGAGCGCGCAGCTGGGGGATGGAGTCGTCATCGGCCCGTATTGCGTGGTCGAGGAAGATGTCGTCATCGGGGACGGGACGGTCCTGGATGCGCATGTGATTATCGGAAAGCGGACGAAGCTGGGCTGCCGGAATCGGCTGTTTCCAAACTGTGTCATCGGCAAGCCGCCGCAGATTCTGGGCGCCAATGACCAGACGCCGATCGGCGGGCTGAAAATCGGCGACAACAACGTCATTCGGGAATTCGTGACGATTCATCCGAGCATGCATCCGGAGGAAGACACAATTGTCGGCAGCGGCAACCTTCTGATGATCGGAGTGCATCTGGGGCATGACTGCATTCTGGAGGATAAGATTGTCATCAGCAACTACACGCAGGTCAGCGGTCACTGCAAGATTGAGATGGGGGCCTGGCTGAGCGGGCTGGTGGCGATCCATCAGTTCTGCACCATCGGCAAGTGGTGCTATGCGGCGGGCTATACAGGCATCAACCATGATGTGCCGCCGTTTGTGATTATCAGCGGGCATTATCCGCATGAGGTACGGGCGCTGAACAAGCGCGGGATGGCTCGGGCGGGCCTGAATGAGGAACAGAAGGCGTCGCTGTTTGAAGCGTTCAAGTTTATCTGGCGCAGCGACAAGCCGGTTCTGGAGCAGGTGCGTCTGCTGGCGGAGCGCGACGGGCTGTGTGAGCCGGTCAAAGCGATTGTCGATTCGCTTCTGAACAGCAGCCGGCAGCGGTTCGGACGATATCGGGAACTGTTCCGGGATTAA
- a CDS encoding methyltransferase domain-containing protein, with protein sequence MDGTKNGPMVFTSPSEILNHYKKPSTAERYAGLYRTAAGRRRHLREEAAITKGLAGVPEGSRVLDLPCGAGRMYPLLKRLDYRVVEADASPFMLEYARQNAAKFPQNESDEFVLADAFHTPFENFQFDAVVCNRLIHHFPEPQVRQQLLQELGRITKGPIVISFFSLLATDALKYTLKHAISHFSAPSRKPISPWQFAEDARRAGLTVSRWIVPLPGFSMQWYAVLRHPQK encoded by the coding sequence ATGGATGGCACAAAAAACGGCCCAATGGTCTTCACATCTCCATCTGAAATTCTCAACCACTACAAGAAACCCTCTACGGCAGAGCGGTATGCCGGGCTCTATCGAACCGCCGCCGGCCGGCGTCGGCATTTACGGGAGGAGGCCGCCATCACCAAGGGTCTGGCCGGCGTACCGGAAGGCAGCCGCGTGCTCGACCTGCCCTGCGGGGCCGGAAGAATGTATCCCTTGCTGAAACGACTGGACTATCGCGTTGTCGAGGCGGATGCCTCCCCTTTCATGCTCGAATATGCCCGCCAAAATGCCGCGAAATTTCCTCAAAACGAATCGGATGAGTTTGTCCTGGCCGATGCCTTCCATACCCCATTTGAAAACTTTCAGTTTGACGCCGTTGTCTGCAACCGGCTCATCCACCACTTCCCGGAACCGCAGGTCCGTCAGCAGCTTCTGCAGGAACTGGGGCGAATCACCAAAGGCCCGATTGTCATTTCCTTTTTTTCTTTACTGGCAACCGATGCCCTGAAATATACCCTCAAGCACGCCATCAGTCATTTCTCCGCGCCGTCGCGCAAACCCATCAGTCCCTGGCAGTTTGCGGAGGATGCACGCCGGGCCGGTTTGACCGTGTCCCGCTGGATTGTGCCGCTGCCCGGCTTTTCGATGCAGTGGTATGCCGTGCTCCGTCACCCGCAAAAATAA